In one window of Halomarina pelagica DNA:
- a CDS encoding Cdc6/Cdc18 family protein translates to MPSFRKQTDIIENDMVLGEDWVPEELPEREAELSQMYEALSPATRGFTPDNMFLYGKAGQGKTAATRYALNDLKLFFEDEMDEDLTPVYVSCNELTSSYQVTGQLLVELDDDVTERPNGHAPDILYSRLFGRLDGIGGTIVIVFDEIDAIGDDDQILYQIPRAHSNGKLEEAKVSFVGISNDFSFRDNLSPKVKDTLYDYVIDFPSYDSQQLCDILKRRAEIALADDVLDDGVIQLCSAYAAKDEGSARQAINHLYKASKMAQTEGDDVVTTDHVETAHDILKRNHVMEGIRGLTPQNKYVLTAVTLLEVRDETPARTGEVYPVYREIAESVGSEPLVQRRMRDHLQELSLHGQIALTSQSGGVKGGTYYVAELNTDLEATITVLSEIDDAMHEVAEDIRAIAEMKGML, encoded by the coding sequence ATGCCCTCGTTTCGGAAGCAGACGGACATCATCGAGAACGACATGGTTCTCGGGGAGGACTGGGTGCCGGAGGAACTTCCCGAGCGCGAGGCCGAGCTGTCGCAGATGTACGAGGCGCTCTCGCCCGCGACGCGCGGGTTCACCCCGGACAACATGTTCCTCTACGGCAAGGCCGGACAGGGGAAGACGGCCGCGACCCGCTACGCGCTCAACGACCTCAAGCTCTTCTTCGAGGACGAGATGGACGAGGACCTCACCCCCGTCTACGTCTCCTGTAACGAACTCACCTCGTCGTACCAGGTCACGGGACAGCTCCTCGTGGAACTCGACGACGACGTCACGGAGCGACCGAACGGGCACGCACCGGACATCCTCTACTCGCGGCTGTTCGGTCGCCTCGACGGGATCGGCGGCACCATCGTCATCGTCTTCGACGAGATCGACGCGATCGGCGACGACGATCAGATCCTCTATCAGATCCCGCGCGCGCACTCGAACGGCAAGCTGGAGGAGGCGAAGGTGTCGTTCGTCGGCATCTCGAACGACTTCTCCTTCCGCGACAACCTCTCCCCGAAGGTCAAGGACACGCTCTACGACTACGTCATCGACTTCCCGTCCTACGACTCCCAGCAGCTCTGTGACATCCTGAAGCGGCGGGCGGAGATCGCCCTCGCGGACGACGTGCTCGACGACGGCGTGATCCAGCTCTGCTCGGCGTACGCCGCCAAGGACGAGGGGTCCGCGCGCCAGGCGATCAACCACCTCTACAAGGCGAGCAAGATGGCCCAGACCGAGGGCGACGACGTGGTGACGACCGACCACGTCGAGACGGCCCACGACATCCTCAAGCGCAACCACGTGATGGAGGGCATCCGCGGGCTCACCCCGCAGAACAAGTACGTCCTCACCGCGGTCACCCTGCTCGAAGTGCGCGACGAGACGCCGGCGCGAACGGGCGAGGTCTACCCCGTCTACCGCGAGATCGCCGAGAGCGTCGGGAGCGAACCGCTCGTCCAGCGTCGCATGCGCGATCACCTCCAGGAACTCTCCCTCCACGGCCAGATCGCCCTCACCAGCCAGAGCGGCGGCGTCAAAGGGGGCACCTACTACGTCGCCGAGTTGAACACCGACCTCGAGGCGACCATCACCGTCCTCTCGGAGATCGACGACGCGATGCACGAGGTCGCGGAGGACATCCGCGCGATCGCCGAGATGAAGGGGATGCTCTAA
- a CDS encoding NADH:flavin oxidoreductase, whose product MTENVLFESVSIGGLDLDNRVGLAPMTRTSATADGRATTEMARYYAKFARGGFGVLITEGTYVDAEHSQGYDDQPGLVTDDHVEAWRRVTDAVHDEGSPILAQLMHAGPQMQGNRYVEEAVGPSEVEAKGEQLELYGGSGEFPAPRRLSADDLDDVAASFADAARNAHEAGFDGVEVHGANGYLLDAFLTDYLNRRDDEYGGDAESRVRFPATVVESVREATPEDFVVGIRLSQTKVTDDEYRWPGGADEAEVVFGTLSEAGVDYLHVTEPDATEPAFDAGSTLTELAATYGDTPVVANGSLGAPEKAREAVEDGASVVTLATGALANSDWPKRVADGRPLDEFDPAAFLVPDASLTDAEVPSDVTIPADD is encoded by the coding sequence ATGACAGAGAACGTGCTGTTCGAGTCGGTATCGATAGGCGGGTTGGACCTCGACAACCGCGTCGGCCTCGCGCCGATGACGCGGACGAGCGCGACGGCCGACGGCCGGGCGACGACGGAGATGGCCCGGTACTACGCGAAGTTCGCGCGCGGCGGGTTCGGCGTGCTCATCACCGAGGGGACGTACGTGGACGCGGAGCACAGCCAGGGGTACGACGATCAGCCGGGGCTGGTGACGGACGACCACGTCGAGGCGTGGCGACGCGTGACCGACGCCGTCCACGACGAGGGGAGCCCGATCCTCGCTCAGTTGATGCACGCGGGGCCGCAGATGCAGGGTAACCGGTACGTCGAGGAGGCGGTCGGCCCCTCGGAGGTCGAAGCGAAGGGCGAACAGCTCGAGCTCTACGGCGGGTCCGGCGAGTTCCCCGCGCCGCGGCGACTCTCGGCCGACGACCTCGACGACGTCGCCGCGTCCTTCGCGGACGCCGCGCGCAACGCCCACGAGGCGGGGTTCGACGGCGTCGAGGTCCACGGGGCGAACGGGTACCTCCTCGACGCGTTCCTCACCGACTATCTCAACCGACGGGACGACGAGTACGGGGGGGACGCCGAGAGTCGGGTCCGCTTTCCCGCGACGGTCGTCGAGTCGGTGCGGGAGGCGACGCCCGAGGACTTCGTCGTCGGGATCCGGCTCTCGCAGACGAAGGTGACCGACGACGAGTACCGGTGGCCGGGCGGAGCGGACGAGGCCGAAGTCGTCTTCGGGACGCTGTCCGAGGCCGGCGTCGACTACCTCCACGTCACCGAACCCGACGCGACCGAACCGGCGTTCGACGCCGGTTCGACGTTGACCGAACTCGCCGCGACGTACGGAGACACGCCGGTCGTCGCGAACGGGTCGCTCGGTGCGCCCGAGAAGGCGCGCGAAGCCGTCGAGGACGGCGCGTCGGTGGTCACCCTGGCGACGGGCGCGCTGGCCAATTCCGACTGGCCGAAGCGCGTCGCCGACGGCCGGCCGCTCGACGAGTTCGACCCGGCGGCGTTTCTCGTCCCCGACGCGTCGCTCACCGACGCGGAGGTACCGAGCGACGTGACGATCCCGGCGGACGACTGA
- a CDS encoding GNAT family N-acetyltransferase — protein MIDRVVRVETDQQLADALAVRHEVFVEGQDVPEDLEYDDRDESADTIHFVAYDAEGEAVGAARLVPYDDPHTGKVQRVAVRESVRGEGWGRRLMDAVEAAARAAGYDRLVLDAQTHAVGFYERLDYAITSDEVFMDAGIPHLSMRKDL, from the coding sequence ATGATCGACCGCGTCGTTCGCGTCGAGACCGACCAACAGCTGGCGGACGCGCTCGCCGTCCGCCACGAGGTATTCGTCGAGGGACAGGACGTGCCCGAGGACCTCGAGTACGACGACCGGGACGAGTCCGCCGACACGATCCACTTCGTCGCCTACGACGCCGAGGGCGAGGCGGTCGGGGCGGCGCGGCTCGTCCCCTACGACGACCCCCACACCGGGAAGGTCCAGCGCGTCGCGGTCCGCGAGTCCGTCCGGGGCGAGGGGTGGGGTCGCCGCCTCATGGACGCGGTCGAAGCCGCCGCGCGCGCGGCGGGCTACGACCGGCTCGTCCTCGACGCACAGACCCACGCCGTCGGCTTCTACGAGCGACTCGACTACGCGATCACCAGCGACGAGGTGTTCATGGACGCCGGGATCCCGCACCTCTCGATGCGGAAGGACCTCTGA
- a CDS encoding SDR family NAD(P)-dependent oxidoreductase yields MHTPEFGVEGQSVVVTGASRGIGRAIAETFAAAGADVTICSRSMERVGPVAEGIDRADGGRALAVECDVRDRGDVEALFEAAVEEFGRVDALVSNAGGEFVAAFEDISENGWEAVTDLNLGGTYRCAQVAGEYMRADGGGTIVNLASVNGQHPAPGESHYGAAKAGVIRLTETLAVEWAEYGIRVNCIAPGLIQTPGVAETLGIDESEVPPREQVDRRIGHPEEIADLVCFLCSPAASFLNGETVTAKGVPRAGNAMNVDLGLQ; encoded by the coding sequence ATGCACACACCCGAGTTCGGAGTCGAGGGGCAGTCGGTCGTCGTGACGGGCGCGAGCCGGGGCATCGGTCGCGCGATCGCGGAGACGTTCGCCGCCGCGGGCGCGGACGTGACGATCTGTTCGCGCTCGATGGAGCGCGTGGGGCCGGTCGCGGAGGGGATCGATCGGGCCGACGGCGGTCGCGCGCTCGCCGTGGAGTGCGACGTCCGCGATCGCGGTGACGTCGAGGCGCTGTTCGAGGCGGCGGTCGAGGAGTTCGGTCGCGTCGACGCGCTCGTGAGCAACGCGGGCGGCGAGTTCGTCGCCGCTTTCGAGGACATCTCGGAGAACGGCTGGGAGGCCGTCACAGACCTCAACCTCGGCGGGACCTACCGCTGCGCGCAGGTCGCCGGCGAGTACATGCGCGCGGACGGCGGCGGGACGATCGTCAACCTCGCCAGCGTGAACGGCCAGCACCCCGCGCCCGGCGAGAGCCACTACGGGGCGGCGAAGGCCGGCGTCATCCGCCTCACCGAGACGCTCGCGGTCGAGTGGGCGGAGTACGGCATCCGCGTCAACTGCATCGCGCCGGGGCTGATCCAGACGCCGGGCGTCGCCGAGACGCTCGGCATCGACGAGTCGGAGGTCCCGCCGCGCGAGCAGGTCGACCGACGCATCGGTCACCCCGAGGAGATCGCCGACCTCGTCTGCTTCCTCTGTTCGCCCGCCGCGTCGTTCCTGAACGGCGAGACGGTCACCGCGAAGGGCGTCCCGCGAGCGGGCAACGCGATGAACGTCGACCTCGGACTGCAGTAG
- a CDS encoding cytochrome P450 — MRAQPPGPSGYPVVGNTYHYARDPFSFMDAVRRAYGDVARFTLGPVDAYMLSNPDDVERVLVTEEPTFRKADFGDEAVHALLGKGLLLSEGTFWEEQRRLAQPAFTMGRVSGLVETMAEKTAATLDEWTDGETMNVHLELARLTVEIIVEAMFGTEIDERTVRTVQDNLEPLGARFEPDPIRFLVPSWVPSAENREYYDALSTLEGVVEDLIERRRGTEAEGTDFLSILLRAQARGDQTDRQLRDEMMTMLLAGHDTTALTLTYAFHQLGCHPEVERRLHEEVDRVLGDAQTSESARAGDERLRPTMADLRDLEYTERVLKETMRLLPPVYTLFRQANADVRVGGYRVPKDALVMLPQWVVHRDPAYWDDPETFDPDRWLPERSRDRHRYAYFPFGAGPRHCIGKQFSMVEAKVIASTIAGRFSLELVSDADLSFRPSLTMHPRDPVEVRVHER, encoded by the coding sequence ATGCGAGCCCAGCCCCCCGGTCCCTCCGGCTACCCCGTCGTGGGCAACACCTACCACTACGCTCGCGATCCGTTCTCGTTCATGGACGCCGTCCGGCGCGCCTACGGCGACGTGGCGCGGTTCACGCTCGGTCCCGTCGACGCCTACATGCTGTCGAACCCGGACGACGTGGAGCGCGTGCTCGTCACCGAGGAACCGACGTTCCGCAAGGCGGACTTCGGGGACGAGGCGGTCCACGCCCTGCTCGGGAAGGGCCTGCTCCTGAGCGAAGGGACCTTCTGGGAGGAGCAACGTCGCCTCGCCCAGCCCGCGTTCACCATGGGTCGCGTCAGCGGACTCGTGGAGACGATGGCGGAGAAGACGGCCGCGACGCTCGATGAGTGGACCGACGGCGAGACGATGAACGTCCACCTCGAACTGGCCCGCCTCACGGTCGAGATCATCGTCGAGGCGATGTTCGGCACGGAGATCGACGAGCGGACGGTCCGAACGGTGCAGGACAACCTCGAACCGCTCGGCGCGCGCTTCGAACCCGACCCGATCCGCTTTCTCGTCCCCTCGTGGGTGCCGAGCGCGGAGAACCGCGAGTACTACGACGCCCTCTCGACGCTCGAAGGCGTCGTCGAGGACCTCATCGAGCGCCGCCGCGGGACGGAGGCGGAGGGGACGGACTTCCTCTCGATCCTCCTGCGCGCGCAGGCGCGGGGCGACCAGACCGACCGACAGCTCCGCGACGAGATGATGACGATGCTGCTCGCGGGACACGACACGACGGCGCTGACGCTCACCTACGCGTTCCACCAGCTCGGCTGTCACCCCGAGGTCGAGCGGCGACTGCACGAGGAGGTCGATCGCGTGCTCGGGGACGCGCAGACGAGCGAGTCCGCGCGGGCCGGAGACGAGCGACTGCGCCCCACGATGGCCGACCTGCGCGATCTCGAGTACACCGAGCGCGTCCTGAAGGAGACGATGCGCCTCCTGCCGCCGGTGTACACGCTCTTTCGGCAGGCGAACGCCGACGTCCGCGTCGGCGGCTACCGCGTCCCGAAGGACGCGCTCGTGATGCTCCCGCAGTGGGTCGTCCACCGGGACCCCGCGTACTGGGACGACCCCGAGACGTTCGACCCGGACCGCTGGCTCCCCGAGCGGTCCCGCGACCGCCACCGCTACGCCTACTTCCCCTTCGGGGCCGGACCGCGCCACTGCATCGGCAAGCAGTTCTCCATGGTCGAGGCGAAGGTCATCGCGAGCACGATCGCCGGTCGGTTCTCGCTCGAACTCGTCTCCGACGCCGACCTGTCGTTTCGCCCCTCGCTGACGATGCACCCGCGCGACCCCGTCGAGGTCAGGGTCCACGAGCGCTGA
- a CDS encoding class I SAM-dependent methyltransferase — MSDWDADRYDDRHGFVSEYGRDVLDLLAPERGERVLDLGCGTGHLTAAIADAGATAVGVDRERSMLAEARVAHPDAAFVEGDARALPLRGGLDAVFSNAALHWVPEADAGRVAGEVARVLRPGGRFVAELGGAGNVESARTALHAELAARGVDPADRDPWYFPSVGTYATVLERAGFEVAYARLFDRPTELDGPEGLREWLRMFCGSFLDAVDDREAVARAVEDRLAGRYDPDREAWTMDYRRLRVVARLPPAASR; from the coding sequence ATGAGCGACTGGGACGCAGACCGGTACGACGACCGCCACGGCTTCGTCTCCGAGTACGGCCGCGACGTGCTGGACCTGCTCGCGCCCGAGCGCGGCGAGCGCGTGCTCGACCTCGGCTGCGGCACGGGACACCTCACCGCCGCCATCGCGGACGCGGGGGCGACCGCGGTGGGCGTCGACCGCGAGCGTTCGATGCTGGCGGAGGCGCGGGTCGCCCACCCCGACGCGGCGTTCGTCGAGGGGGACGCCCGCGCGCTCCCCCTCCGGGGCGGCCTCGACGCCGTCTTCTCGAACGCCGCGCTCCACTGGGTGCCCGAGGCGGACGCCGGGCGCGTCGCGGGCGAGGTGGCGCGCGTCCTCCGTCCGGGCGGCCGGTTCGTCGCCGAACTGGGCGGGGCGGGCAACGTCGAGAGCGCGCGGACGGCCCTGCACGCCGAACTCGCGGCGAGGGGGGTCGATCCGGCCGACCGCGACCCGTGGTACTTCCCGAGCGTCGGGACGTACGCGACCGTCCTCGAGCGCGCGGGGTTCGAGGTCGCGTACGCCCGCCTGTTCGACCGACCCACGGAACTCGACGGCCCGGAGGGACTGCGGGAGTGGCTCCGGATGTTCTGCGGGTCCTTCCTCGACGCCGTGGACGACCGCGAGGCGGTCGCGCGAGCGGTCGAGGATCGACTGGCGGGGCGGTACGACCCCGACCGCGAGGCGTGGACGATGGACTACCGGCGGCTCCGCGTGGTCGCTCGCCTCCCGCCCGCGGCGTCGCGGTAG
- the sucD gene encoding succinate--CoA ligase subunit alpha — translation MSILVDNDTRVVVQGITGGEGKFHTEQMAEYGTNVVAGAVPGKGGQDVNGIPVYDTVAGAVEEEDADASVVFVPPAFAADAVFEALDTDLDLVVAITEGVPQQDMARVYKRLSEVDTRLIGPNCPGLITPGEAKLGILPGNIFAEGNVGLVSRSGTLTYQVVDNLTKRGIGQSTAVGIGGDPIIGTDFVDALSLFEDDPETEAVVMCGEIGGEDEEEAAAFIKEHMDTPVAGFIAGRTAPPGKRMGHAGAIVSGSGTGTAQSKIQALNDAGVPVGDTPDEVVENVEQFL, via the coding sequence ATGAGCATTCTGGTCGACAACGACACGCGCGTCGTGGTACAGGGCATCACCGGCGGCGAGGGCAAGTTCCACACCGAGCAGATGGCGGAGTACGGCACGAACGTCGTCGCCGGCGCGGTCCCCGGAAAGGGCGGACAGGACGTGAACGGCATCCCCGTCTACGACACCGTCGCCGGGGCCGTCGAAGAGGAGGACGCGGACGCGAGCGTCGTCTTCGTCCCGCCGGCGTTCGCCGCCGACGCCGTCTTCGAGGCGCTCGACACCGACCTCGACCTCGTGGTCGCCATCACCGAGGGCGTCCCCCAGCAGGACATGGCGCGCGTCTACAAGCGCCTCTCGGAGGTCGACACCCGGCTGATCGGGCCGAACTGCCCCGGCCTCATCACCCCCGGCGAGGCGAAACTGGGCATCCTGCCGGGCAACATCTTCGCCGAGGGGAACGTCGGCCTCGTCTCGCGCTCGGGTACCCTGACCTACCAGGTCGTCGACAACCTCACCAAGCGCGGCATCGGCCAGTCCACCGCCGTCGGCATCGGCGGCGACCCGATCATCGGGACGGACTTCGTCGACGCGCTCTCGCTGTTCGAGGACGACCCCGAGACCGAGGCCGTCGTCATGTGCGGCGAGATCGGCGGCGAGGACGAGGAGGAGGCCGCCGCCTTCATCAAGGAGCACATGGACACGCCCGTCGCGGGCTTCATCGCCGGGCGGACGGCCCCGCCGGGCAAGCGCATGGGCCACGCGGGTGCCATCGTCTCCGGGTCGGGGACCGGCACCGCCCAGAGCAAGATCCAGGCGCTCAACGACGCGGGCGTCCCCGTCGGCGACACGCCCGACGAGGTCGTCGAGAACGTCGAGCAGTTCCTGTAG
- the sucC gene encoding ADP-forming succinate--CoA ligase subunit beta — protein MKLHEYQAKGVFAEAGIPVPESELAETVDEVVDAAGRIGYPVAVKAQVQVGGRGKAGGIELVDDEAEAREAADAILGMDLKGLHVGSVLVEEAVDFTDELYVGVTMDRTVGRPVAMVSTRGGVNIEEVAEEDPDAIARVHVDPSFGMHPYQARNAVYDAGVDREVARDVASVLTTLYDLWDDKDATDIEVNPLMVTADDEVIAADAVMNVDDDALFRHPDLREMEEEGDVDGDDLEAKADEYGFDYVRLDGDVGIIGNGAGLVMTTLDLVDYYGGAPANFLDIGGGAKAERVTNALDMVFSDPNVESVVFNIFGGITRGDEVAKGINEALESFEEIPKPVVVRLAGTNAEEGMEILNTDLVTVEGTLEEAVQRAVEFADAEGEQ, from the coding sequence ATGAAGCTTCACGAATATCAGGCGAAGGGAGTATTCGCCGAGGCGGGCATTCCGGTCCCCGAGTCGGAACTCGCCGAGACCGTCGACGAGGTCGTCGACGCCGCGGGGCGCATCGGCTACCCCGTGGCCGTCAAGGCGCAGGTGCAGGTCGGCGGCCGCGGCAAGGCCGGGGGAATCGAACTCGTCGACGACGAGGCGGAGGCGCGCGAGGCCGCCGACGCCATCCTCGGGATGGACCTCAAGGGCCTGCACGTCGGGAGCGTGCTGGTCGAGGAGGCCGTCGACTTCACCGACGAACTCTACGTCGGCGTCACGATGGACCGCACCGTGGGCCGCCCGGTCGCCATGGTCTCCACGCGGGGCGGGGTGAACATCGAGGAGGTCGCCGAGGAGGACCCCGACGCCATCGCGCGCGTCCACGTCGACCCCTCGTTCGGCATGCACCCCTACCAGGCGCGCAACGCCGTCTACGACGCGGGCGTGGACCGCGAGGTCGCCCGCGACGTCGCCTCGGTGCTGACGACGCTCTACGACCTCTGGGACGACAAGGACGCGACCGACATCGAGGTCAACCCGCTCATGGTCACGGCGGACGACGAGGTGATCGCCGCCGACGCCGTGATGAACGTCGACGACGACGCGCTGTTCCGCCACCCCGACCTCCGGGAGATGGAGGAGGAGGGCGACGTCGACGGGGACGACCTCGAGGCGAAGGCCGACGAGTACGGCTTCGACTACGTCCGCCTCGACGGCGACGTCGGCATCATCGGCAACGGCGCGGGCCTCGTCATGACGACGCTCGACCTCGTGGACTACTACGGCGGCGCGCCCGCCAACTTCCTCGACATCGGCGGCGGCGCGAAGGCCGAGCGCGTGACGAACGCGCTCGACATGGTCTTCTCCGACCCGAACGTCGAGAGCGTCGTCTTCAACATCTTCGGCGGGATCACCCGCGGCGACGAGGTGGCGAAGGGCATCAACGAGGCGCTGGAGAGCTTCGAGGAGATCCCGAAACCGGTCGTCGTCCGCCTCGCGGGCACGAACGCCGAGGAGGGCATGGAGATCCTGAACACCGACCTCGTGACGGTCGAGGGGACGCTGGAGGAGGCCGTCCAGCGTGCCGTCGAATTCGCGGACGCGGAGGGTGAACAATGA
- a CDS encoding NADPH:quinone reductase: protein MRAIRYHETGGPEVLQLDDLDAPDPGHGEVRIEARAIGVNPVDTYFRTGEYAPPELPMIPGSDVAGVVDAVGEGVDGFAEGDRVYATGLGSDRQGTYAERVVAPAGLVAELPEGVSFAEGAAMALVGVTAWQALVFHAGLEPAETCLVHGGSGGVGHVAVQLAAATGARVVTTASEAYHDHLRDLGAHAVLDYRRDDLADAVRSAGAPDVILDTITNEYFPFDAEVAAERARIVGIGNTASEATVPMGPSKGKDLRFQLMSMYNTDDTSAVLSRLARLMATGSVVPEVARTYPLAEASRAQRDVLGESFLGKLVLEP from the coding sequence ATGCGCGCGATTCGCTACCACGAGACCGGTGGCCCGGAGGTACTGCAACTCGACGACCTCGACGCGCCCGACCCGGGCCACGGCGAGGTCCGCATCGAGGCCCGCGCGATCGGCGTCAACCCCGTCGACACCTACTTCCGCACGGGCGAGTACGCGCCGCCCGAACTCCCGATGATCCCGGGGTCCGACGTGGCGGGCGTGGTGGACGCCGTCGGCGAGGGCGTCGACGGGTTCGCCGAGGGGGACCGCGTCTACGCGACCGGCCTCGGGAGCGACCGCCAGGGGACGTACGCGGAGCGCGTGGTCGCGCCGGCCGGCCTCGTCGCCGAACTCCCCGAGGGGGTCTCGTTCGCGGAGGGGGCGGCGATGGCGCTCGTCGGCGTGACGGCGTGGCAGGCGCTCGTCTTCCACGCCGGGCTCGAACCCGCCGAGACGTGTCTCGTCCACGGCGGGAGCGGCGGGGTCGGCCACGTCGCCGTCCAGCTGGCCGCCGCGACTGGCGCGCGGGTCGTCACGACCGCGAGCGAGGCGTACCACGACCACCTGCGCGACCTCGGCGCGCACGCGGTGCTCGACTACCGCCGGGACGACCTCGCGGACGCCGTCCGGTCGGCGGGCGCGCCGGACGTGATCCTCGATACGATCACGAACGAGTACTTCCCGTTCGACGCGGAGGTGGCCGCGGAGCGCGCCCGGATCGTCGGCATCGGGAACACCGCCTCGGAGGCGACCGTCCCGATGGGGCCGTCGAAGGGCAAGGACCTGCGCTTCCAGCTGATGAGCATGTACAACACCGACGACACGAGCGCCGTCCTCTCGCGGCTCGCGCGGCTGATGGCGACCGGGTCGGTGGTCCCCGAGGTCGCCCGCACCTACCCGCTCGCGGAGGCGAGCCGGGCCCAGCGCGACGTGCTGGGCGAGAGCTTCCTCGGGAAACTCGTCCTCGAACCGTGA
- a CDS encoding SDR family oxidoreductase has product MSHTFDFGGQVALVTGASGALGSAVCEAFRDAGATVAAADVVEPSDEDALLDAGEGVHFYEADFTDEDDVARVIGEVADDHGRLDALCNVAGTWRGGDAIESTDVETFDLLFDVNLKTMFLASKHALPHLTETEGSIVSVSARSSLEGGEGDGPYRASKAGVRLLTETIAEENRGVVRANAIMPSVIDTPANREMMPEADHETWVDPADIAEVVLFLCSDAASVTSGAAVPVYGEA; this is encoded by the coding sequence ATGTCCCACACCTTCGACTTCGGCGGACAGGTCGCGCTGGTCACGGGCGCGAGCGGCGCGCTCGGAAGCGCCGTCTGCGAGGCGTTCCGCGACGCGGGCGCGACCGTCGCCGCGGCGGACGTCGTCGAACCGAGCGACGAGGACGCCCTGCTGGACGCGGGCGAGGGCGTCCACTTCTACGAGGCCGACTTCACCGACGAGGACGACGTCGCGCGGGTGATCGGGGAGGTCGCGGACGACCACGGACGACTCGACGCGCTCTGTAACGTCGCGGGGACCTGGCGCGGCGGCGACGCCATCGAGTCGACCGACGTGGAGACGTTCGATCTCCTCTTCGACGTGAACCTGAAGACGATGTTCCTCGCCTCGAAGCACGCCCTCCCGCACCTGACGGAGACGGAGGGGTCGATCGTCTCGGTCTCCGCCCGCTCCTCGCTCGAGGGCGGCGAGGGGGACGGTCCCTACCGCGCCTCGAAGGCGGGCGTGCGACTGCTCACCGAGACGATCGCCGAGGAGAACCGGGGCGTCGTCCGCGCGAACGCCATCATGCCGAGCGTGATCGACACCCCGGCGAACCGCGAGATGATGCCCGAGGCCGACCACGAGACGTGGGTCGACCCCGCCGACATCGCCGAGGTGGTCCTGTTCCTCTGCTCGGACGCGGCGAGCGTCACCAGCGGCGCGGCGGTCCCCGTCTACGGCGAGGCGTAG
- a CDS encoding sodium-dependent transporter, which translates to MVERETWATRVGFILAAIGSAVGLGNIWRFPFQTASSGGSAFLAVYLLAVVVIGIPALLAEFVIGRRTHLDAINAFKRLGRSQWLFVGALGIVGSFWTLSYYSVVGGWVIRYVVGSLNGNALVAPGDYFGAVSAGPEAVAFHAAFMLITVVIVALGIERGIELATKFMVPSIVVLLLGLAVFAATLPGAGQGYEFLFSFEPGAIASNASTVIPAAVGQALFSLSVGFSVMITYASYIGKDDNLFTDGVTIAVSNTFVGVLAGLVVLPLLATQTGNPGEGGPGAVFVAIPTALANLPLGRVVGVVFFLVVLIAALSSSISLLEAVTSYLVDQGLSRVPTAAGLGAIIFLLGVPSAWDTAWLSWFDGIAVALFLPITVLLVVVFVGWVMGRDAMDELRQGMGSDGIAPLWLWALRTVVLLAVIGVVALNLYDLFLTPEKGVYIVPPL; encoded by the coding sequence ATGGTAGAACGAGAGACATGGGCTACGAGAGTCGGGTTCATACTGGCGGCCATCGGGAGCGCCGTCGGTCTCGGGAACATCTGGCGATTCCCGTTCCAGACGGCCTCCTCCGGCGGGTCCGCGTTCCTCGCGGTGTACCTGCTCGCCGTGGTCGTCATCGGCATACCGGCGCTGCTCGCCGAGTTCGTCATCGGCCGCCGAACGCACCTCGACGCGATCAACGCCTTCAAACGACTCGGTCGGTCGCAGTGGTTATTCGTCGGCGCGCTCGGTATCGTCGGGAGCTTCTGGACGCTCTCGTACTACAGCGTCGTCGGCGGCTGGGTCATCCGGTACGTCGTCGGGAGCCTCAACGGAAACGCGCTCGTCGCCCCGGGGGACTACTTCGGAGCGGTCTCGGCGGGCCCGGAGGCCGTCGCCTTCCACGCGGCCTTCATGCTCATCACGGTCGTCATCGTCGCCCTCGGCATCGAGCGCGGCATCGAACTCGCGACGAAGTTCATGGTACCGAGCATCGTCGTCCTCCTGCTCGGCCTGGCCGTCTTCGCCGCGACCCTCCCGGGGGCGGGTCAGGGCTACGAGTTCCTGTTCTCGTTCGAGCCGGGGGCGATCGCCTCGAACGCGAGTACCGTCATCCCGGCGGCGGTCGGCCAGGCGCTGTTCTCGCTCTCGGTCGGGTTCAGCGTGATGATCACCTACGCGTCCTACATCGGAAAGGACGACAATCTCTTCACCGACGGCGTCACCATCGCCGTCTCGAACACGTTCGTCGGCGTACTCGCCGGCCTCGTCGTCCTCCCGCTGCTCGCGACGCAGACCGGTAATCCGGGCGAGGGCGGCCCGGGTGCCGTGTTCGTCGCCATCCCGACCGCGCTGGCGAACCTGCCGCTCGGCCGGGTCGTCGGCGTCGTGTTCTTCCTCGTCGTCCTCATCGCGGCGCTGTCGTCCTCGATCAGCCTGCTCGAGGCGGTCACCTCGTACCTCGTCGATCAGGGGCTCTCGCGGGTGCCGACCGCGGCCGGGCTCGGCGCGATCATCTTCCTGCTCGGCGTCCCCTCCGCGTGGGACACCGCGTGGCTCAGCTGGTTCGACGGCATCGCGGTCGCGCTGTTCCTGCCGATCACCGTCCTCCTGGTCGTCGTCTTCGTCGGCTGGGTCATGGGCCGCGACGCGATGGACGAACTGCGACAGGGGATGGGAAGCGACGGGATCGCCCCGCTGTGGCTCTGGGCGCTGCGGACGGTCGTGCTCCTGGCGGTCATCGGCGTCGTCGCGCTCAACCTCTACGACCTGTTTCTCACGCCCGAGAAGGGGGTCTACATCGTACCGCCGCTCTGA